Proteins from a genomic interval of Paenibacillus sp. RC334:
- a CDS encoding Ada metal-binding domain-containing protein, translating into MAEINLSFEEMWEKIMACDRKYDGLFFTAVKTTRIYCRPSCRSKKPKKVNVEFYDDIDTVEKAGFRACKRCQPHIDHSPYIRLVQTVVTFLVNHYKERLVLQNIADYAGASPFYLDRIFKQETSETPRTYLEKIRVDKAAYLLKSTDCTNLEICYETGFQSPSNFYKAFRCLKQCSPSEYRKLNR; encoded by the coding sequence ATGGCTGAAATCAATCTTTCTTTTGAAGAAATGTGGGAGAAAATTATGGCGTGTGATCGTAAATATGACGGGTTGTTTTTTACCGCGGTGAAAACAACCCGAATATACTGCCGACCTTCCTGTCGATCCAAAAAGCCGAAAAAAGTAAATGTTGAGTTTTATGATGACATCGACACTGTGGAAAAGGCGGGGTTTCGTGCCTGTAAAAGATGTCAGCCTCATATTGATCATTCACCGTATATCAGGCTTGTCCAGACTGTGGTTACCTTTCTGGTCAATCACTATAAGGAAAGATTGGTATTGCAGAATATTGCGGATTATGCTGGAGCAAGTCCCTTTTATCTGGATCGAATCTTTAAACAGGAAACCTCAGAAACCCCGCGTACCTATCTGGAAAAAATAAGAGTGGATAAAGCAGCATATCTGCTTAAAAGCACGGATTGTACCAATCTTGAGATTTGCTATGAGACGGGCTTTCAAAGTCCTTCGAATTTTTATAAGGCATTTCGCTGTTTGAAGC
- a CDS encoding MFS transporter yields the protein MQSTWKVYILAIISFLVGTSEYIISGILDQIATTMGITVAAAGQLITVFSLAYAIGTPILMAVTAKMDRRKLLLYSLGLFVVANLLSFVLPGFGMFIAARILMALGAGMVVVTALSIAAKIAPAGKQASSIATVTMGFTASLIIGIPLGRMISSAYGWKTVFVGIALAGIIALIVIAMTIPRIKGDKPVPLLQQFSLLKKPEVALGLGITFFWLGGYSLAYTYISPYLLDVSGVGEDMLSIVLLAFGIASLIGSKIGGYSADKKGIPFTLFGGMVLHMISLLLLPFAAHSLIAVFALLILWSFAAWTSGPTQQYNLVTLVPESSGVMLSLNQSTMQLAMAAGAGIGGVVVGQVSLASITWFGAAGVAIAIVATYLLSRRSSVQTQVSVTE from the coding sequence ATGCAGAGCACGTGGAAAGTATACATTTTGGCAATAATCAGTTTTTTGGTAGGCACGTCTGAATATATTATCTCAGGAATTCTGGATCAAATTGCAACTACAATGGGAATTACGGTGGCTGCCGCAGGTCAGTTAATTACAGTGTTCTCCCTTGCCTACGCGATTGGCACGCCGATTCTGATGGCAGTCACTGCTAAAATGGACAGACGTAAACTGCTCCTGTATTCCCTCGGATTGTTCGTAGTTGCCAATCTGCTCTCCTTTGTTTTGCCGGGTTTTGGCATGTTTATTGCCGCACGTATTCTCATGGCACTCGGGGCGGGGATGGTCGTGGTTACAGCACTGAGTATTGCAGCGAAAATTGCTCCAGCCGGGAAGCAGGCCAGCTCCATTGCTACGGTCACCATGGGTTTTACAGCCTCGCTAATTATCGGTATTCCGCTTGGCAGAATGATATCTTCGGCATATGGATGGAAAACCGTATTTGTCGGCATCGCTTTGGCAGGGATTATCGCCCTGATTGTTATCGCTATGACGATTCCCCGTATAAAAGGTGATAAACCCGTTCCCTTACTGCAACAGTTTTCTCTTCTAAAAAAGCCCGAAGTCGCTTTGGGATTAGGCATTACCTTCTTTTGGCTTGGGGGTTATTCCCTCGCGTATACCTATATCTCACCATACTTACTGGATGTATCAGGTGTAGGAGAGGATATGCTGAGCATCGTATTACTCGCCTTCGGGATTGCCAGTCTGATCGGGTCGAAAATCGGTGGATACAGTGCAGATAAAAAGGGCATTCCCTTTACGTTATTCGGAGGCATGGTGCTGCATATGATTTCGTTACTCTTACTTCCTTTTGCAGCTCACTCCCTGATCGCAGTATTCGCTTTACTGATCCTATGGTCGTTCGCAGCCTGGACATCGGGGCCGACTCAACAATATAATCTGGTCACTCTTGTACCAGAGTCTTCTGGCGTGATGCTGAGTCTTAATCAGTCTACGATGCAGCTTGCAATGGCAGCTGGAGCCGGAATTGGTGGCGTGGTTGTAGGTCAGGTTTCGCTGGCTTCTATCACCTGGTTTGGAGCAGCAGGGGTCGCTATCGCCATTGTGGCTACGTATTTGCTCTCACGGAGATCCTCAGTTCAAACGCAAGTGAGTGTTACGGAATAA
- a CDS encoding metalloregulator ArsR/SmtB family transcription factor: MKDATDMQQAVKIYKALGEPTRLKIAFLLKEENDQCCSVLGEKLNSVAISTLSHHLKQMAESGLLTFRKEGTFIYYSLDVEVAKKYAPYLMT, encoded by the coding sequence GTGAAAGATGCTACAGATATGCAGCAAGCTGTAAAAATATATAAAGCGCTTGGAGAACCGACTCGTCTCAAAATAGCATTTTTGCTGAAAGAGGAAAATGACCAGTGCTGCTCTGTTCTGGGTGAGAAGCTGAACAGTGTTGCAATTTCAACGTTATCGCATCACCTGAAGCAAATGGCAGAATCCGGACTGCTGACGTTCCGTAAAGAGGGAACCTTTATTTACTACAGCCTGGATGTTGAAGTAGCGAAGAAATATGCCCCATACCTGATGACATAA
- a CDS encoding isocitrate lyase/phosphoenolpyruvate mutase family protein, with product MNKIQQFKALHTSEELLFLGNAWDLLSAVALEKAGFQAIGTTSWGIANTLGLSDGELIDFDQHIRIIQTIADHVQIPVSADIEAGYGEDTATIVEHVLRTADVGVAGINIEDSLKQQKGLREVVLHSNLLSKIRAALDAHGFNDFFINARTDTYLQKDTPLLETIERANAYVESGVSGIFVPGLRVDDEIREVVYQVRAPLNILSLPGLTNVSKLQQLGVKRFSFGNAFSDHIMVALQKNAEQLIELQDTSHLYGG from the coding sequence ATGAATAAAATACAGCAATTTAAAGCACTTCATACATCAGAGGAACTTTTGTTTTTGGGGAATGCGTGGGACTTGTTATCTGCCGTGGCTTTGGAGAAGGCAGGCTTTCAGGCGATTGGCACGACGAGCTGGGGGATTGCAAATACGCTTGGATTGTCCGACGGTGAGCTTATTGATTTTGACCAGCATATAAGGATTATTCAGACGATTGCAGATCATGTCCAGATTCCGGTGTCGGCAGATATTGAGGCAGGGTATGGGGAGGACACAGCAACGATTGTCGAGCATGTTTTAAGGACAGCAGATGTGGGAGTCGCAGGGATTAATATTGAAGATTCATTAAAACAGCAAAAGGGACTTCGAGAAGTGGTTCTGCATAGTAACCTTCTGTCCAAGATTAGAGCAGCACTGGATGCTCATGGATTTAACGATTTTTTTATAAATGCAAGAACGGATACATATTTGCAAAAGGATACCCCGCTTTTGGAAACGATCGAACGAGCAAATGCGTATGTGGAGAGTGGAGTCAGCGGAATTTTTGTTCCGGGTTTGAGGGTTGACGATGAGATCAGGGAAGTGGTATATCAGGTACGTGCTCCGCTTAATATTTTATCCTTGCCGGGTCTGACGAATGTCAGTAAGCTTCAGCAATTGGGAGTGAAACGGTTTAGCTTTGGCAATGCCTTTTCGGATCATATCATGGTTGCTTTGCAAAAGAACGCCGAGCAGTTAATAGAGCTACAAGATACTTCGCATTTATATGGGGGATGA